The Streptomyces sp. NBC_00286 nucleotide sequence GAAGTCGTCCTCGGCGAACGGAACGAGCGGGGGCGGCGGAACCTCCGTCTCGTAGACGGAGGGTTCCTCGGCAGCCAAGGCCTCCCCGTCCCGGGCCCCTTCGGGCGGCGCGATCGCCGAGTCGGAACCGGCACTCGGCTCGGCGGCCGCGTCCTGCGCGGCTGGGTCGGACGCGGCCTCCGGCTCGGCAGCACCCTCGGTGTCACCAGCAACGGCCTCCGGCTCGGCAGCACCCTCGGCGTCACCAGCAACGGCCTCCGGCTCGGCAGCACCCTCGGCGTCACCAGCAACGGCCTCCGGCTCGGCAGCACCCTCGGCGTCACCAGCAACGGCCTCCGGCTCGGCAGCACCCTCGGCGTCACCAGCAACGGCCTCCGGCTCGGCAGCACCGTCGGTGTCACCAGCAACGGCCTCAGCCTCACCAGCGGACTCGGCGTCACCAGCGCCCTTCGCCGCAGCAGAAGCCTGCCCCGCGCTGGCGCCCTCCGCCTCACCAGGAGCCATAGGCTCGGCAGAGCCTTCGGCCTCACCGGCAGCCCCAGGCTCGATAGAAGCGACTGCCTCACCAGGCACCTTGGCCTCACCAGCGTCCGGCTCGGCAGAAGCCGCCGCCACACCAGCCGCCCCCGCCGGCCCCCCGAAGCCCCCCGCCAAGTTCTCCGCGAACCGACTCAGCAACCGCGCCCCCGCCGAAGCCACCGCATCCGACGCCAGCTCGGTAACCCGCCCGTCCCCCGAAGCCGTCCCCCCAAAGGCCAGCACCGAGCCCCCCTCAGCCGAGCGGAGCGACAACGTGAGCGCGAGCTTCACGGAGCCGGTCCCGCGGGCTTCGGTGGCGTCGCCTTCGATGGCGTACGAACCGTCGTCCTGGCCGGTGATCCGCAGCGTTCCGCGGTACGTGATGCTGTGGCTGCCGACGCGTACCTTCAGGCGTCCGGAGACAGGCTCCGTTCCCGCGTCCTGCTGGAGCCCGGGCACCGCCCGGGCCACCCGCGCGGGATCGGCGAGCGCTTCCCGGAGACGTTCGACGGGAACCGGAACGAACACCTCATGCTCCATGTCGGCCGAGCCTACCCAGCGTGGCCCGTTCCGCACCCATGTATCAGCGCATTCGGTTCAGCCCGCGTACCGCGGATGCACCAGCGTCGACGCGGGCAATCCCGGCACCCGGGTACGTTCCGCCGCCCGCGCCGCCCCGGGCAGGGACAGCACCGGTGCCGTACGGGACGCGAGGACGAAGCCCCAGTCGCGCGGCGCCCCCGCCGGAC carries:
- a CDS encoding SRPBCC domain-containing protein — protein: MEHEVFVPVPVERLREALADPARVARAVPGLQQDAGTEPVSGRLKVRVGSHSITYRGTLRITGQDDGSYAIEGDATEARGTGSVKLALTLSLRSAEGGSVLAFGGTASGDGRVTELASDAVASAGARLLSRFAENLAGGFGGPAGAAGVAAASAEPDAGEAKVPGEAVASIEPGAAGEAEGSAEPMAPGEAEGASAGQASAAAKGAGDAESAGEAEAVAGDTDGAAEPEAVAGDAEGAAEPEAVAGDAEGAAEPEAVAGDAEGAAEPEAVAGDAEGAAEPEAVAGDTEGAAEPEAASDPAAQDAAAEPSAGSDSAIAPPEGARDGEALAAEEPSVYETEVPPPPLVPFAEDDFEGGFEDDDEDGEPPAEAAHARRTMIGRSAEEVDHAPPRGRYAPVPAPEAVSGNAALRWAAPAAALVVASAIVLGRVLRRRR